CGGATTCTCTTGTCTTCCCTGCCCGGGGCTGCAGTTACATCCATTAAAATTGAAGGGGTACTGCATGAATTTTCGACTGTCCCGGGGGTAGTGGAAGATGTTACAGACATTATCTTAAATATTAAAAACCTTTCGCTAAAGCTTTATGGGGACGAGGAACAGGTATTAAGGATTGAAGCTGAGGGTGAAGGGGAAATTACCGCTAAGGATATTATTGCTCCACCCGAAGTGGAGATTTTGAACCCGGATTTAGTTATAGCTCATGTTGCTGAAGGCGGACGGCTTTTCATGGAAATGACGGTGGCTCGGGGTAGGGGTTATGTCCCGGCAGAAAGGAATAAAAAAGGCGAGCACGTCATTGGCGTAATACCCGTTGATTCTATCTTTACTCCTGTGTTAAAGGTGAATTTCCAGGTAGAGAATACGAGGGTTGGACAAATTACAGACTATGATAAGCTTACCTTAGAGGTCTGGACCGATGGCAGTATTCGCCCCGATGAAGCCGTTAGCCTTGCTGCCCGCATTATGGTGGAACACTTGCAATTGTTTGTTAATTTAAACGAACGGGTTACCGGTGTGGAAATCATGGTAGAAAAAGAAGAAGATGTCCGGGAAAAAGTTGTGGAAATGCCAATTGAGGATTTAGACCTGTCGGTACGTTCGTACAACTGCTTGAAGCGGGCAGGAATTAATACTGTAGGCGAGTTAATCCAAAAAACCGAAGCAGATATGATGAAAGTTAGAAACTTAGGTAAGAAATCTTTAGAAGAGGTTATTGCTAAATTAAATTCCATGGGCCTTTCCTTACGGAAAGAGGAAGAATAAGGGAGGGAAGCGGATGTACCATTATAAGCTCGGCAGAAGGAAAGACCACCGGGAAGCGATGTTAAGAAACCTGGTGACTTCCCTCTTAAAAGAAGGGAAGATTACAACTACCGAAACCCGGGGTAAATCGGCTAAAGCGGTAGCGGAAAAGCTGATAACTTTAGCGAAAAGCGATACTTTGCACAATCGCCGGCAGGCTTTGGCATACTTATATGAAGAAGATGTCGTCCGGAAACTTTTTAAAGAAATTGGTCCGAAATATGCCGACCGTCCTGGCGGCTATACCCGGTTAATTAAAATTGGTCCCCGGCGGGGCGACGGTTCAATGATGGTGTTGGTGGAGCTTATTTAATATGGAACCAATTATTGTAACTAGCGATCTAAGTTATTCTTATTTCGCCGAAAAGGAGAGGTATGCGTTGCAAAACGTATCCCTCTCCTTTTTGCAAGGAGAAATGGTAGCGTTAGTCGGCCCCAACGGCTCGGGGAAAACTACCTTTTTTAAAATCTTAGCTGGGCTTTTAAAACCTACCGCGGGGATTGTTACGGTTTTCGGGAAAAATCCGAAAGAACTAAAAGAAGAAGGCCTTTTGGGAACTAAAATTGGCCTTGTTTTTCAAAATCCAGATAACCAGATAGTGGCAGCAGTAGTGGAAGAAGATGTTGCCTTTGGCCCGGAAAACTTGAATCTCTCGACTACGGAAATCAAAAGACGGGTGGAAGAGGCTCTTCGACTCACAGGCCTATGGGAGTTTAGAAAAAGAGCGTCTTACGCATTATCCGGAGGCCAAAAGCAAAGACTGGCCATTGCTGGGGCTTTGGCCCTTAAGCCTCAAATTTTACTTTTAGATGAACCGACTTCAATGCTTGATCCCGAGGGACGGCAGGAAGTTTTGGAGCTTTTAATTAAGCTTAATCGGGAAGAAAACCTTACAATAATTTTTATAACCCATTACATGGATGAAGCTTTACGGGCAAAAAGGCTAGTTGCCTTTAAAGGGGGAGGCGTGGCTTTTGATGGACAACCGCAGGAATTTTTTGCTAAAAAATCATTGGTGGAAAGTTTAGGGTTGGATTCGCCGCCCCTATTTAAACTAGTGGAACGCCTAAAAGCTGAAGGTCTTACACTTTCTGATGCGGCGACTACGCCGGAAAAGCTGGTGGAGGAATTATGCCAATTGATCTAAAAAATGTATCATTTATTTATAATCCGGGGACTCCCCTGGAGGTTTATGCTCTAAATCAAATAAAGGTAACCCTGGAGGAAGGTCTCATCACCGGGGTAATAGGGCCGACCGGGTCAGGAAAATCCACTCTTTTAATGCTTTTAAACGGTTTATTAAAACCAAACCGCGGGGAAGTGACAGTGGATGGCATATCAACTACCCAAAAGCAAGAACTAAAAGCCATCCGCAAAAAAGTTCAGTTAATCTTTCAGTACCCGGAGTACCAGCTTTTTGCCGAGACCGTTTTTGAAGAAATAGCTTTTGGACCGAAAAACTTTGGAATAGAAATTACCGAACAAAAGGCTTTAGAACTTTTAGAACAGGTAGGACTAGATAAAGGTTGTCTGTACCGATCACCTTTTGAATTAAGTGGCGGGGAAAAGCGGCGCCTGGCTATAGCATCGGTTCTAGGCATCTCTCCCAAATACCTTATTTTAGATGAGCCGGCGGCGGCTTTGGATCCTTTAGGAAAGGAAACTATTTACCGCTTATTGCTATCTTTAAAAAATCAAGGGGTAACGGTAGTTATAGTATCCCATAACATGGACGAAGTAGCTCTTCTATGTGACCGGATCCTGGTATTAGACCGCGGTAATGTAGTTGCTTATGGAGAAAAAACTGAAGTTTTTTTAAGTCTTCTAGAAAGGAATGTACCGGGCTTAAATCTGCCGGTTTATACCCAGGTACTAAAGCATATGCAAAACCGCGGAATTAGGGTTAATCCTAAATTTATTTTAGAGGATACCGTGCAGGAAATATTAAGGGTGGTGCGGGGCAATGCTTAACATTAATACCATAGGCCAGTACATTCCAGGAAACAGCCTTATCCACCATTTAGACCCGCGTACCAAGTTTTTGAGTTTATTAGTTGCGGTTATCCTGGTTTTTTTATTGGACAAATTAATTCCCCTTGGGATTTTGGTAGCGGTAATCATCGCCCTGACCTTTGTTGCTGGGATTAAACCGAAAATGTTTTGGCAGGCCCTAAGACCGATAGTTTTTATCCTGATCTTTGCGTTAATCTTACAGCTTTTCTTTACTCCCGGGGAAAAAGTTGCGGCAATTGGACCCCTTGCGATTACCCGGGAAGGATTAATTAATAGTGGTGTGGTATTTTTACGGTTAATTGCTATGCTTTTATCTGCGTATCTCCTTACAGCTACTACTTCCCCCAGTGAACTTACTTACGGCTTAGAAAAGCTTTTAAAACCTTTTGGGAAAATTGGTGTTCCTTACGGGGAGATTGCTTTAATGCTAACCATTGCCCTGAGGTTTATTCCTACTTTAACCGCTGAGGCTGAGCGGTTAATAAAAGTCCAGGAATCCCGAGGGGTGGATTTTAATGCCCGGGGACTTGCTAATAAAGCTAGGATAATGTTACCGTTAATAGTGCCCTTATTTATTAATGCCTTTAAAAGAGCAGATGAACTGGCAGTGGCAATGGAAGCCCGGGGATATCGGATCGGTGCTCCCCGGGGAAAATTAAAGCCCTTAAGATATTCAAGGATTGACTATTTTATACTGCTTACAGATATTCTGTTGGCGGCAATACTTTTAATTTTAAAGCGTTGGGGTGGTCTTCCTGCCTAATTTTATGCTTATCCTGGCTTATGATGGAACTTCATTGGCCGGGTTTCAAAAGCAAAAAAATACCCACCGGACAATTCAAGGTATTTTAGAAGAAAAACTTCATAAAATTGTAAAAGAGCCGGTAAAAGTTGTGGGAGCGGGACGAACGGATGCAGGGGTTCATGCCCTGGGGCAGGTGGTAAATTTTTCGGCCAAGTGGCGGGCACCAGTTGAGAAAATACCAGAAATCTTAAATAACACTCTACCACCGGAAATCCGGGTTATTTCCGCGCAAATTGTACCAGAAAATTTTCATGCCCGGTTTTCAGCCCAGAAAAAGCAGTATAATTATTACCTATATTTTGGCCCTCCATCACCTTTTTATGAACGTTATGCCTGGGCTTTACCCCAAAGGCTTAATCGGGAAAAGGTTAAAAAGGCTTTGGAGTACTTAAGTGGAACCCATGATTTTAGTGGCTTTGGGGCAGTTGGGAGCAGCGCTAAAAACCCAGTTAAAACTATGTATCAAGCGACTTACCAAGAAGATGGGGTGCTGGGCTGGTTTACCTTTGTAGCCAATTCATTTTTATACAAAATGGCCCGGAGAATAACCGGAACATTAGTAGAAATAGGCCTTGAAAAGGGAGAACCCGAGAGAATTAAAGAAATATTGGTAACTAAAAATCGCAATCTTACCGGTAAGACCGCTCCGGCTCGGGGACTTTTTTTAATGAAAGTTTTTTATTGAAAGAGGGGAAAGCTTTTGACGTACCTAGGAGGCCTTTTATTATTTAATCTCCTGGTCATTTTAACTGGAGCGTTGACCTTTACCAATGCGGTAGAATGGTTTGGTCGTCGGTTTGGATTTAACCAGGGGGCAGTGGGTAGTATTTTTGCAGCGGTAGGT
Above is a window of Carboxydothermus pertinax DNA encoding:
- a CDS encoding DNA-directed RNA polymerase subunit alpha encodes the protein MLEIEKPKIETEELNDRYGRFVIEPLERGYGITLGNSMRRILLSSLPGAAVTSIKIEGVLHEFSTVPGVVEDVTDIILNIKNLSLKLYGDEEQVLRIEAEGEGEITAKDIIAPPEVEILNPDLVIAHVAEGGRLFMEMTVARGRGYVPAERNKKGEHVIGVIPVDSIFTPVLKVNFQVENTRVGQITDYDKLTLEVWTDGSIRPDEAVSLAARIMVEHLQLFVNLNERVTGVEIMVEKEEDVREKVVEMPIEDLDLSVRSYNCLKRAGINTVGELIQKTEADMMKVRNLGKKSLEEVIAKLNSMGLSLRKEEE
- the rplQ gene encoding 50S ribosomal protein L17, with translation MYHYKLGRRKDHREAMLRNLVTSLLKEGKITTTETRGKSAKAVAEKLITLAKSDTLHNRRQALAYLYEEDVVRKLFKEIGPKYADRPGGYTRLIKIGPRRGDGSMMVLVELI
- a CDS encoding energy-coupling factor transporter ATPase, which translates into the protein MEPIIVTSDLSYSYFAEKERYALQNVSLSFLQGEMVALVGPNGSGKTTFFKILAGLLKPTAGIVTVFGKNPKELKEEGLLGTKIGLVFQNPDNQIVAAVVEEDVAFGPENLNLSTTEIKRRVEEALRLTGLWEFRKRASYALSGGQKQRLAIAGALALKPQILLLDEPTSMLDPEGRQEVLELLIKLNREENLTIIFITHYMDEALRAKRLVAFKGGGVAFDGQPQEFFAKKSLVESLGLDSPPLFKLVERLKAEGLTLSDAATTPEKLVEELCQLI
- a CDS encoding ATP-binding cassette domain-containing protein, whose translation is MPIDLKNVSFIYNPGTPLEVYALNQIKVTLEEGLITGVIGPTGSGKSTLLMLLNGLLKPNRGEVTVDGISTTQKQELKAIRKKVQLIFQYPEYQLFAETVFEEIAFGPKNFGIEITEQKALELLEQVGLDKGCLYRSPFELSGGEKRRLAIASVLGISPKYLILDEPAAALDPLGKETIYRLLLSLKNQGVTVVIVSHNMDEVALLCDRILVLDRGNVVAYGEKTEVFLSLLERNVPGLNLPVYTQVLKHMQNRGIRVNPKFILEDTVQEILRVVRGNA
- a CDS encoding energy-coupling factor transporter transmembrane component T family protein, which translates into the protein MLNINTIGQYIPGNSLIHHLDPRTKFLSLLVAVILVFLLDKLIPLGILVAVIIALTFVAGIKPKMFWQALRPIVFILIFALILQLFFTPGEKVAAIGPLAITREGLINSGVVFLRLIAMLLSAYLLTATTSPSELTYGLEKLLKPFGKIGVPYGEIALMLTIALRFIPTLTAEAERLIKVQESRGVDFNARGLANKARIMLPLIVPLFINAFKRADELAVAMEARGYRIGAPRGKLKPLRYSRIDYFILLTDILLAAILLILKRWGGLPA
- the truA gene encoding tRNA pseudouridine(38-40) synthase TruA, producing MLILAYDGTSLAGFQKQKNTHRTIQGILEEKLHKIVKEPVKVVGAGRTDAGVHALGQVVNFSAKWRAPVEKIPEILNNTLPPEIRVISAQIVPENFHARFSAQKKQYNYYLYFGPPSPFYERYAWALPQRLNREKVKKALEYLSGTHDFSGFGAVGSSAKNPVKTMYQATYQEDGVLGWFTFVANSFLYKMARRITGTLVEIGLEKGEPERIKEILVTKNRNLTGKTAPARGLFLMKVFY